TTATGATGTAAACGTAGCATTTTGAAAAACCCAATGCAATCATATAATCTGAAAATAGCACTACGCAGACGGCAACATATCAAGAATTTTTCTCCACGGTCTACTGTAATTATGACATATATGTATGTACATACATCTAAAGAAAACATTACCTGTGGCGAGGTCGTACGTATTTGGACACGTGCCAGAGACATGGACTTTTATATTTCCCTCCGCAGGAATGGGGAACTTCTTGGATGATCGTAGACGCCAGAAGCAGGATCGTAATAAAGTATTGAAAAACGTCACAAATACGAGAAGTTTTGTTTCAAATGGACGCAGTCTACTAACTGCATAACTACAGCAGTTTGGCACGAGGAATTTTTATTTAAAGGAATATGAGTTATTTTAAACAAGAAAGTAAGTGAATATActacattaaaaacattgatgTTTAGGATTTTGAATGTAATCATTAtgataggggagcaaagtatgctaaatgtgcagtcactcgagcgttatagggacctattgggttgtgaagagtaggtcctaaaaccaaaacaagttaagtaaagttttccattttagcgggcgcttgccatttattaatttaattttcaatttccaacaatcgttttttccgattataacgccacctatccataattcgaaaaaatgcttcgaataaaagttacttatttttacataaggattccaaacctgcaataaaaaatgggggcttcttAAGATTTTAgtaacccctcaccccacctccgtaaggagtcgtgtttggtgtcattcgatagatttttcaaaaatattgaataagtttattttacagtttttcgagctgatgttcatttcgcgaaatatcgtgggattcgtatttaaaatattaaatttaccccccacctctctccgtgggaaatcgtgtttggtattattcgatagatttttaaaaaatattaatcaattttttagtttttcgatgtgtcatttatttcgcgaaatattcgcttttttcttgtgaaactttgggactcacccatttcctacGCCCGGCCCAAATCGTCATATTTtcgaaatatacactcttttgcatgtacttaacttaccttatcttaatctgacaatttcgagtttttttaaggatagattttttttttcgggccccgcTTAACGAacccccctgtgttaagagccaatatatggtagaggtacatctgcagggtaccaggtgaCTCCCcgtatgataatctgacgcgctcgagtaactgcaaaaatacccgcttgggctcccctacatGAATTTGAATGTaaataacaaggatccagataaaaaatggtGATATTGAagaagtggacaaaatgaaaaacttaggagtctggattacggaagtTGGATGGTAAAATGTGATATCcgctctattcttctttattgtGCCGAAGCTTGTGACTGTTAGTGTAGACTTAATGCGAAAGCTGTAAgattttgagatgtggctttttaggagaattttgaaaatgccatggaccgatcatattacgaaggaaatggtgttgcacagaatgggaagagacagagaacttttgaccaccacTAAAAGGAGAagcatatttggggcacatacttaggctacggctccacgggctggaaattgacgctagcagtagccgcaaaacgaacttaaggttccgaagaacggaataggaatagccgaactgtaccgactacaggacttgtgcgtagtcggttcagttcggctattcctattccgttccgtggaaccttaagttcgttttgcggctactgctagcgtcaatttccagcccgtggagccgtagccttaatGATAAGTGCGAGTAGTTGCAGCtgattaaaaatgataaaatcgaaggaaaagTGGATCTTGGTAGAAaacaaatatcctggctgaaaaacattcgtGACTGGACCGGGTTTAACACACAAACGTGtttcagaaaagcagaagatTGAGACTAATTTGCAATGGATATATCCAACCTTCATTAGAAGAGTCTAAATAcaaatagtctagtcgcaacatagggagttccgtggacacttttagttcgccgcgatttgatggtggtattataggttttttgggtcgctgaatccaatggaagtggtctggaagtccaaatgtggtgcgtttaattgttattaacaaattatggtaaaattaggtgtttttcaggaattattagaagccctgtaaataatttgatagtgttaaggtcttctctggtgtatgtttggtcgctgaatcgaatgagACTAGTcacgattactcaaaatatgttattattttgttaataacaaaataatagtttattcgccgaaaagctcgaaatgcgctatctacagcgaGGTTGTAGTCTTTTTcaaagtatttttatacgctaaatcgactgctgctagtcgtgatagcttaaaccacgtttcgactttgttattaataaattattgcaaaaataacggtttatagtacgtttactcacggtttttgcttttaaattttaaaaaagcacttggattgacatgaaatttggcatacaagtagctaacatatcaaacaaaacaagtgatattgtgccgatgtttaccctggggatgagtttcaccccttttcgggggtgaaaaaagaaacctttaaaataagtccggaagtggataaactgattaattctaagcaacttttgttctatacagttttttcactaagtcaatacttttcgagttatttggtttttttgttgaaaaatgaacatattcactcgcaaataactcaaaaagtattgacttagtgaaaaaactgtatagcagtggcggcccgtgaggtagtgccatagagccatggcactactttgctaactatgcagaaacatattttttatcttaaaaacattttaatgcctgtttatttttttttgtgaatatttctctttatttttataaattacatcaaatctggcaactgtgtagcgcaatgcaaatctaccgactctggccacccacagctgaccggataaaggatgaaaatcataaaaatcccagtgccgaacggcatagtggctcgtgagaaaagagaaagattgtatgagcatcctgtgtaagtgacagagagagagcggtattgcacttttaacatacgtttaaattggagtctccgtgccaggctcgaaatctcgaaaaggaagttagtggatcttaagatacaatgttttagatctacatatttctagtttctttacgcgttcgcttgacgctattgtgtttattgtctactactgtattgtatatttgtgtttatactctactatattttttaatttgtaattattagttagtgcgttgtgatcgtgggtgtcgtaggtataaaaataatattttgattattttctacgtttaatttatttattgacaatgaatcaaattagtagatatattaaaaaactcttttggtggtttttcgttagaaaaaaaaactacaaattaaagaactcggtcggcctttacccgatttaaaaattgaaaaacaaagtggaaatggacaaaaacttcgctgtcgtaagtttaataaaattatttataataaaaatagctggttgtgtggttgcgaacaaactaataaactcttctgttttgtatgcgttttgtttggaggtgacgagacttggtcaaacaaaggcaccgatgatcttgtacatatatgggagaaattgaaatcccatgaaaaatctaaagtgcacatgaataacgtttttagcttttcaatgcttggtaagttaaatataaaaacccaattaaattcagcttatcgtgatactctatttatattttatatcctttttgaccatatcgtaaaaccgccacaaaaaatttaggcagctgcccggattctggcactaccttcctaaagttatacgagccgccactgctgtatagaacaaacgttgcttagaattaatcagtttatccaattacggacttattttaaaggtttcttcttTCACCCCGAAACgggatgaaactcacccccagagtaaaagaacatcagcacaatatcacttgttttgtttgacatgttagctacgtgcatgccaaatttaatgtcattataagtggttttttaaaatttagagcaaaaaccgtgagtaaacgtactacaAACCGCTagttttgcaataatttattaataacaaagtcggaacgtggtttaagttATCACGagtagtgacaatcgatttagcgtataaaaatactatgaaaaagactacaaaatTGCTGTAGATAatgcatttcgagcttttcggcgaataaacaattattttgttattaacaaaataagaacacattatgagtaatcgcgactagtcgcaatcgattcagcgaccaaaaatacaccagagaagaccttaccACTATCGATTTATtcacagggcttctaataattcctgaaaaacacctaattttaacataatttgttaataacaattaaacacaccacatttgggcttccaggccacttccattggattcagcgacccaaaaaacctataataccaccatcaaatggcggcgaactaaaagtgtccacgggaccccctatgttgcgactagactaaaaGGATGTTAGAATTAGAAATAAATATAATCCAGATGTTGAAAACAGTAGCAATGATAAGGGTCAATCTAATAAATCTTGAACATTCACCTTTTGACATAGGTCTCCTCTTTGCATCCATCTCGGTCAAGCATGTTTTATTTTATCCTATGTAGAAGCAATTTCCTGAATATTTAGGAAGATTCAATCTTCATGATAGAATTACCAGAAATTAGTTAGCAAAGACAAGAAAAGCCACATAGAAGTGAGGCATTGATATTTGACAGAAAAGGATTCTGAGTTTGTGGTTTTGGAAAAAGATTCAACTTGTTGATGATATGCGTAATATGTGGGCATataatttggaaaaaaaaattacaacgcTCTTTATACAGGTCTATTCAaagaagaaaagttaaaaaatcaataatgTTCAAACAGTATAATCACATTTGATATTGAAAATCACTCACCTGAATCAGAAGGAGTCTCGATTCCAAAGGTAGCCATCTGCATGGCACTCTGCTTGCCCTTGTGGTAGCTATGATCGCTCTCGGCAGCATGGTAAAGTCTGCTGACGCTAGGTTTCACATCATGTTCTTCAATCTTAATTTCAACTTCTtcctcctcttcttcttcttcctcctcctcctcctcttCGTCTTTCAAATCTTTATCTTTGAAATAGTCCGACAAATCGCTGTCCGCTTCTATATCATATTCATCTATAGCGTCATGCAGCAATTTTAATATGTTAGAAGATTTTGCTTTCGCTTCTTCATCGTCGGACATGGGGGGAGTCTGAAGAATAGCTGGAGCCGCAGCTCTGACGTGTGATTTGAGCAAGCTCTGTTGGCCCGAGGGTTTGGGATTCTCCTGTTTGATTTCCATCACCGGTGGCTTCATGATAGGCGGCGGCACCGGGATGATGCATCCGGTTGACATTCGTGGTTCGTCTGCGGGATGCTCTTTGCTGGCGCAGTGCCCGGCCCACATACAATCGTGGTTTCTGATCTCTGGGTGTCCGCCGAGAGGACATAGCAGATCGTCTGTGATCTTCGACGCGTCTGCGAGAATGCTGTCTAGAGCAGTCCAATCGGATAGATCTATTTCGAATTTATTCCATATATCGTCGGGGAGAAGGAAATCTGAAATGGGGTTCGAGGTGTCGTCGGTTAAGTAATCGATCAGATTCATCTTGGGACCGAAGTCAAAAACGTCTTCGAATTTAACAGGCAtttctatattatatttttatctaacGTCTCTACTACTTTTATCACTTATAATCTAGTATCACAAATGGCCCTGAATAAAGGCAGCTTCTTGATAGGCAGCTGctgaaacaaaacaaaaaactaatCAATATCCACCGTTTACTAGCCAGAGgatacatatataatataatatgatatGACAAATCTTTTAGAAATCATTTCTCAACTTAAGATTTATGAAGAGTGTTGTAATAACAATTGAAAAGCAGGATGCTACTTTTGGTCCAACACTTTTTCAAAGACAGAAAGCCTATACCGGCGAAATGAAATTCATCCGGTTCATTTTATGACAC
This genomic window from Diabrotica virgifera virgifera chromosome 1, PGI_DIABVI_V3a contains:
- the LOC114331443 gene encoding transcriptional regulator Myc translates to MPVKFEDVFDFGPKMNLIDYLTDDTSNPISDFLLPDDIWNKFEIDLSDWTALDSILADASKITDDLLCPLGGHPEIRNHDCMWAGHCASKEHPADEPRMSTGCIIPVPPPIMKPPVMEIKQENPKPSGQQSLLKSHVRAAAPAILQTPPMSDDEEAKAKSSNILKLLHDAIDEYDIEADSDLSDYFKDKDLKDEEEEEEEEEEEEEEVEIKIEEHDVKPSVSRLYHAAESDHSYHKGKQSAMQMATFGIETPSDSEEEIDVVNVNNEKFPFNKTAVFSFPNNPSTKDRQQIQMRMATAISKKRIQAQAQGIKTIMPVRKTATPEASPIKRKPVETTRSGKKTRQYRTPVSTPYKRRQYGNSSDSEPEPSEKRSLHNNMERQRRIDLRNAFEDLRVLVPEVSKKERAAKVVILREAAQYCDFLTNTSTKYSKHFDELKKKQEFLRRRVSQLRRNLAANR